In Kordia antarctica, the following proteins share a genomic window:
- a CDS encoding family 16 glycosylhydrolase, which translates to MNRKNTAFLFLITIFLMVGNISCSDGNDPEPEPIATVDPEPDPAPNPDPEPDPTPNANFPLSDQDNAGNWVLNTQVSDEFNGAVLDETKWQIQGKDGIYKSNFIGRAPSQFSTENAIVEDNKLKILTKWEPNFAFSTTPQNGVAYENITTAAVISKTLFLYGYMEIRSKAANAEITSSFWTTGPGAGSSIPNKSELDMFEMFGGHKTNQDWKKRLKVNMISWEPNNDYYSPSGNGPAYTRNVQAENNTADDFHVYGFEWTAEYIKVYIDGELHPNGTFLKSEVTNNGADPDRWVTDVAYWIWFDSETFPWLGLPEASDLASPAEYQIDYIRVWQQN; encoded by the coding sequence ATGAATAGAAAAAACACGGCATTTCTTTTTCTGATAACGATATTTTTAATGGTTGGAAACATCTCTTGTTCTGATGGGAATGATCCTGAGCCAGAGCCAATTGCTACTGTTGATCCAGAACCAGATCCAGCTCCGAATCCCGATCCTGAACCAGATCCAACTCCGAATGCAAACTTTCCATTATCAGATCAAGATAATGCAGGTAATTGGGTTTTAAACACTCAAGTTAGTGACGAGTTTAATGGTGCAGTTTTAGATGAGACTAAATGGCAAATTCAAGGGAAAGACGGTATTTATAAATCCAATTTTATTGGAAGAGCACCTTCGCAGTTTAGCACAGAAAATGCTATCGTAGAAGATAATAAACTTAAAATACTTACAAAATGGGAGCCTAATTTTGCTTTTTCTACAACACCTCAAAATGGCGTTGCTTACGAAAACATTACGACAGCAGCAGTTATTAGTAAAACACTATTTCTATATGGTTATATGGAAATTAGAAGTAAAGCGGCTAATGCAGAAATAACGAGTTCTTTTTGGACTACTGGACCTGGAGCAGGATCATCAATTCCGAATAAATCTGAATTAGATATGTTTGAAATGTTTGGAGGACACAAAACGAATCAAGATTGGAAAAAAAGATTAAAAGTCAACATGATAAGTTGGGAGCCAAATAATGATTACTATTCGCCTAGTGGCAATGGACCTGCGTATACTAGAAACGTTCAGGCAGAGAATAATACTGCAGACGATTTTCATGTTTATGGATTTGAATGGACAGCAGAATATATTAAAGTATATATAGATGGAGAATTGCACCCAAACGGAACTTTTTTAAAGTCGGAAGTAACAAATAATGGAGCAGATCCAGACAGATGGGTTACTGATGTTGCGTATTGGATTTGGTTTGACTCAGAAACATTTCCTTGGCTAGGCTTACCAGAAGCTTCAGACTTAGCTTCACCTGCAGAATACCAAATAGATTACATAAGAGTTTGGCAACAAAACTAA
- a CDS encoding glycoside hydrolase family 127 protein, whose translation MSTHHTLKQIQIGDCNWTEGFWAEKFKTCEEVMVPYMGNLLCGDIGHALNNFKIAAGEKEGEHKGMFWHDGDFYKFMEAKMYVYAHTKNEQLLHELDGYIELIGKAQEEDGYLQTQIQLRADADRFENRKYHEMYNSGHLYISACVHHNITGKTNFLDIAIKHADLLYTIFMPNTKHYARFGFNQTQIMGLVEIYRVTKNKKYLKLAEKFINNRGTYEIKHDATTVGYPIGDMVQERTPFREAEEAVGHAVLALYYYAGAADVYIETGEKALLNSLDKLWANVTDKKMYVTGAVGQAHYGASTNLDMIEEGFIDAYMMPNMTAYNETCANLCNAMFSYRMLHIHGDSKYADIIELVLYNSGLSGISVEGKDYFYANPLRMVNNTRDYHSHKDITETPNREPYLECFCCPPNLVRTIAKVSGWSYSITKNGVAVNLYGGNKLDTKLTDGSPIKLTQVTEYPWDGKVTITIDECKNEAFDMQLRIPVWCEGATISVNGETAEAAQSGTFATINRAWKKGDVITLNLPMEIKLVEGHPRIEEVRNQVAIKRGPIVYCIETPDLPKGTEILDVYFNGNIPLKAQHKKDFLGGVTTIEGELLLRKDKKEGMYRTVEKPTWETYKAQFVPYFAWSNRGQAEMTVFMPIVWN comes from the coding sequence ATGAGTACACATCATACATTAAAGCAAATACAGATAGGCGATTGTAATTGGACAGAAGGATTTTGGGCTGAAAAATTCAAAACCTGTGAAGAAGTAATGGTGCCTTATATGGGCAATTTATTATGTGGCGATATTGGACATGCCCTAAACAACTTTAAAATTGCCGCAGGTGAAAAAGAAGGTGAACACAAAGGTATGTTTTGGCATGATGGCGATTTCTATAAATTTATGGAAGCCAAAATGTACGTGTATGCGCATACCAAAAATGAGCAATTACTCCATGAATTAGATGGGTATATTGAGCTCATTGGAAAAGCACAAGAAGAAGATGGATACTTGCAAACGCAAATTCAATTACGAGCAGATGCCGATCGTTTTGAAAACAGAAAATACCATGAAATGTACAACAGCGGACATCTTTACATCAGCGCATGTGTACATCACAACATTACAGGAAAAACAAACTTTTTAGACATTGCCATCAAACATGCCGATTTGTTATACACGATCTTCATGCCAAATACAAAACACTATGCGCGTTTTGGATTCAACCAAACGCAAATTATGGGATTGGTGGAAATATACAGAGTAACAAAAAATAAAAAGTATCTAAAACTCGCTGAAAAATTCATCAACAATCGCGGTACATACGAAATAAAACATGATGCAACAACAGTCGGTTATCCTATCGGAGATATGGTACAAGAACGCACGCCGTTTCGAGAAGCTGAAGAAGCTGTCGGGCATGCAGTTTTAGCACTATATTATTACGCTGGTGCAGCAGATGTTTATATAGAAACTGGCGAAAAAGCATTGCTAAACTCATTAGACAAACTATGGGCGAATGTAACAGACAAAAAAATGTACGTTACAGGCGCGGTTGGTCAAGCACATTATGGCGCATCGACCAATTTAGATATGATTGAAGAAGGTTTTATTGATGCGTATATGATGCCAAATATGACCGCTTACAATGAAACATGTGCCAACTTATGTAACGCAATGTTCAGTTATAGAATGTTACATATTCATGGCGATTCAAAATATGCAGACATCATAGAATTGGTATTATATAACAGTGGTTTATCAGGAATAAGTGTAGAAGGAAAAGATTATTTCTATGCAAATCCGTTGCGAATGGTGAACAATACAAGAGATTATCATTCACATAAAGACATAACCGAAACACCAAACAGAGAACCATATTTAGAATGCTTTTGCTGTCCGCCAAACTTGGTGCGAACCATTGCAAAAGTATCTGGTTGGAGTTATAGTATTACGAAAAATGGAGTTGCTGTAAACCTTTACGGAGGAAACAAATTAGACACAAAACTTACAGATGGATCTCCAATAAAATTAACGCAAGTCACTGAATATCCGTGGGATGGAAAAGTAACCATTACAATAGACGAATGCAAGAATGAAGCATTTGACATGCAATTAAGAATTCCAGTTTGGTGCGAAGGCGCAACGATTTCAGTAAATGGAGAAACTGCGGAAGCTGCACAATCGGGAACATTTGCAACGATCAATCGCGCGTGGAAAAAAGGAGATGTCATTACATTAAATCTTCCGATGGAAATAAAACTTGTAGAAGGTCATCCAAGAATTGAAGAAGTACGAAATCAAGTCGCTATCAAACGCGGACCAATTGTATACTGTATAGAAACACCCGATTTACCAAAAGGAACAGAAATACTAGATGTGTATTTTAATGGAAATATTCCACTAAAAGCACAACACAAAAAAGACTTTTTAGGCGGAGTAACAACTATAGAAGGCGAATTATTATTACGAAAAGACAAAAAAGAAGGTATGTACAGAACTGTAGAAAAACCAACGTGGGAAACATACAAAGCGCAATTTGTGCCTTATTTTGCTTGGAGTAATCGCGGTCAGGCCGAAATGACAGTATTCATGCCAATCGTTTGGAACTAA
- a CDS encoding sulfatase, translating to MFIAIDDLRPEIGAYGSKIAITPNLDKFASQGLQFNNAYCQQAICGPSRASVLTGIRPETSGVFHNYIKFREVNPKVITLPQHFMQHGYETVYTGKIFHHGDLDEQSWSRLAAIDSMTSKGIKNPVGFALKKNNQERAETRKEMVAKYGKVAKYGLASGIAYEAADVSDDTYKDGYNTTLAIATMNDLLAKNNQKPFFLGVGYNKPHLNWVAPKKYWDLYDRNDIALALQKEAPQNGATMGLHPSFELRVRSGIPKKGDIDEELAITLKHAYLACVSYVDAQVGKMIRGLEEAGIRDNTIIIIWSDHGFHLGEMGIWGKATNYEIATRVPLLIWTPNMPKGSRGKTTDALVELVDIYPTLSDFAGIETPAHVEGTSFKPLIDNPKVTWKTAAFSQFPTPALREWGAFPLRPAMRETYFGPLLKDVEKRIKKQLGEKWDRELFENNLMGYAMRTEQYRLIVWKDRANPEKEPVFIEVYDHKNDALESINIAENSPELVAQLMKQFNKGWKGNLPSK from the coding sequence TTGTTCATTGCCATTGATGATCTACGTCCAGAAATTGGCGCATATGGTTCAAAAATAGCAATTACACCAAACTTGGATAAATTTGCGAGCCAAGGATTACAATTCAATAATGCATACTGTCAGCAAGCCATTTGCGGTCCATCACGTGCAAGCGTTCTAACGGGAATTCGACCAGAAACGAGTGGCGTTTTTCACAATTACATTAAATTTCGAGAAGTCAATCCCAAGGTCATCACATTGCCACAACACTTTATGCAGCATGGATATGAAACAGTATACACAGGAAAAATTTTCCATCATGGAGATTTAGACGAACAATCATGGAGCAGATTAGCAGCAATTGATAGTATGACGTCAAAAGGAATCAAAAATCCAGTTGGTTTTGCATTGAAAAAAAATAACCAAGAAAGAGCTGAAACAAGAAAAGAAATGGTTGCTAAATATGGAAAAGTAGCCAAATATGGTTTGGCTTCTGGCATTGCCTATGAAGCTGCCGATGTATCCGATGACACCTACAAAGATGGCTACAATACTACTTTGGCAATTGCAACGATGAATGACTTGTTAGCAAAAAACAATCAAAAACCATTCTTTCTAGGAGTTGGCTATAACAAACCACACTTAAATTGGGTAGCACCAAAAAAATATTGGGACTTATACGACAGAAACGATATTGCTCTTGCATTACAAAAAGAAGCACCACAAAATGGCGCGACAATGGGTTTGCATCCATCATTTGAACTTCGAGTAAGAAGCGGAATTCCCAAAAAAGGAGACATCGATGAAGAATTGGCAATCACTCTAAAACACGCGTATTTAGCGTGCGTAAGTTACGTAGATGCACAAGTTGGGAAAATGATACGTGGATTGGAAGAAGCTGGAATTCGCGATAATACCATCATCATCATTTGGAGCGATCATGGATTTCACTTAGGCGAAATGGGTATTTGGGGAAAAGCCACCAACTATGAAATTGCCACAAGAGTTCCGCTACTAATTTGGACACCAAACATGCCAAAAGGAAGTCGTGGAAAAACAACAGACGCATTAGTAGAATTAGTAGACATATACCCAACACTTTCAGATTTTGCAGGTATTGAAACGCCGGCACATGTAGAAGGTACAAGTTTTAAACCTCTAATAGACAATCCTAAAGTAACATGGAAAACAGCGGCTTTTAGTCAATTTCCAACACCTGCATTGCGAGAATGGGGCGCATTTCCGTTACGACCAGCCATGCGGGAAACTTATTTTGGTCCATTATTAAAAGATGTAGAAAAACGAATAAAAAAACAACTAGGTGAAAAATGGGATAGAGAACTCTTTGAAAATAACTTAATGGGCTATGCCATGCGAACCGAACAATACAGACTCATTGTTTGGAAAGACAGAGCCAACCCCGAAAAAGAACCAGTTTTTATAGAAGTATACGATCACAAAAATGATGCTTTAGAATCGATTAATATTGCCGAAAATTCTCCCGAATTAGTAGCGCAACTCATGAAACAATTTAACAAAGGTTGGAAAGGAAACCTTCCAAGTAAATAA
- a CDS encoding CRTAC1 family protein, whose protein sequence is MHYKKLHTLYLKLFLTACIVIAITTQSFAQKTGENGSFKEVFKEFPRQDKNLRKWDSPVIADLDQDGYPDLLINDHGFGIQVQWNNKGKFSKPYDIIMGDLHGISVGDFDKDGNLEVIMSRGGGSGSNARNSKIFRVTKNREFIPLPDFKEPLALMRGRTVAFIDGDNDGDLDLLNFAFPDASKKGQSENYIYENNGKEELILNNTLPAIKVDGQKTMVTDFNNDQILDIILYGNGALKAYQGNGGLTYKDVSKKILPKNITEVTGIAEIDFDNDGDFDLYITRGEDFKKGETFYDKETKTLGFFTKRGLFQLEDLPVGDLLTLENFQSQWPNNDTYFIGESSYDYEFPGETHSGKNIRLVNSDALGFPDNANYKEKKGWYIGYVGNEKWRIAGFLWAPATGIIRNVKNYPISKHSEGLHDILLENTGKKFKDVTKENNLYFKEHTTAVTVADFDNNGYQDILVVKRGNLIHANASIIYLNKKGKGFEKLQKHGVISSEQGAIGMAVETIDYDKNGIIDVIIGNERGKWHLFKNELATAKNNNYITIEVGTSKENKVSPLGAFVEISSCENTQTKRVGATGAMYSLSYDTFVHFGRNTCDESVEIKVTWSNGETITQKATGDTQNIKIGN, encoded by the coding sequence ATGCATTATAAAAAATTACATACACTATATCTAAAACTGTTTTTAACGGCATGCATTGTTATTGCTATAACTACGCAAAGCTTTGCTCAGAAAACAGGAGAAAACGGATCTTTTAAAGAAGTGTTCAAGGAATTTCCTAGACAAGACAAAAATCTTCGAAAATGGGATTCGCCCGTAATTGCTGACTTAGATCAAGATGGATATCCTGATCTGTTAATTAACGATCATGGTTTTGGGATACAAGTACAATGGAACAATAAAGGTAAATTTTCCAAACCGTATGATATTATTATGGGAGATTTACACGGTATTTCGGTTGGAGATTTTGACAAAGACGGGAATTTAGAAGTCATTATGTCACGTGGTGGCGGCTCGGGAAGTAATGCTCGAAACTCTAAAATATTTCGAGTAACTAAAAATCGTGAATTCATTCCGTTGCCAGATTTCAAAGAACCGTTGGCATTAATGCGAGGTCGTACGGTTGCGTTCATTGATGGCGATAATGATGGCGATTTAGATTTGCTAAACTTTGCATTTCCAGATGCTTCTAAAAAAGGACAAAGCGAAAATTACATCTATGAAAACAATGGAAAAGAAGAATTAATTCTCAACAATACGCTTCCTGCAATCAAAGTAGATGGACAAAAAACAATGGTAACTGATTTTAATAACGATCAAATACTAGATATTATTCTCTACGGAAATGGCGCGCTAAAAGCATATCAAGGAAATGGCGGTTTAACGTATAAAGATGTCTCAAAAAAAATATTACCAAAAAATATAACCGAAGTTACAGGCATTGCAGAAATAGATTTTGACAACGATGGCGATTTTGATTTATATATTACTAGAGGAGAAGATTTCAAAAAAGGAGAAACATTCTACGACAAAGAAACAAAAACGCTAGGTTTCTTCACAAAACGCGGACTCTTTCAATTAGAAGATTTGCCTGTTGGCGATTTGTTAACGTTGGAAAACTTTCAGTCGCAATGGCCAAATAATGATACATATTTCATTGGCGAATCGTCTTATGATTATGAATTTCCAGGCGAAACGCATTCAGGAAAAAACATTCGACTTGTAAATAGTGACGCTTTAGGTTTTCCCGACAATGCCAATTACAAAGAAAAAAAAGGTTGGTATATTGGCTATGTCGGAAATGAAAAATGGCGTATTGCAGGGTTTTTGTGGGCACCAGCAACAGGAATCATTCGCAATGTAAAGAACTATCCAATAAGTAAACATTCAGAAGGATTGCATGATATCTTATTAGAAAATACAGGTAAAAAATTCAAAGATGTAACCAAAGAGAATAATTTATACTTCAAAGAACATACAACAGCAGTTACTGTAGCAGATTTTGACAATAATGGTTATCAAGATATTTTAGTTGTTAAAAGAGGGAATTTAATTCACGCGAACGCATCGATCATTTATCTAAACAAAAAAGGAAAAGGATTTGAAAAACTTCAAAAGCACGGAGTTATTTCTTCAGAACAAGGTGCAATTGGCATGGCGGTCGAAACAATCGATTATGACAAGAACGGAATAATTGATGTAATTATTGGCAACGAAAGAGGAAAATGGCATCTATTCAAAAATGAATTAGCTACTGCAAAAAATAACAATTACATCACGATTGAAGTTGGAACATCAAAAGAAAATAAGGTTTCACCATTAGGTGCATTTGTTGAAATTTCTTCATGTGAAAATACGCAAACAAAACGTGTTGGTGCAACTGGCGCAATGTATTCCTTAAGCTATGATACATTTGTACACTTTGGAAGAAACACATGTGATGAATCCGTAGAAATCAAAGTAACATGGTCAAACGGAGAAACAATCACACAAAAAGCAACAGGAGACACACAGAATATAAAAATTGGGAATTAA
- a CDS encoding MFS transporter: protein MSSFKKNAFTYATIVALGGFVFGLDAALISGAFKFITAEFNLNEWQVGALGFGPGIGVLVALPLAAWGSNKYGRKATLKVIAALYLISALGSAFAPSYVTLLAARFLGGLAFSSITLAAMYIGEISPAKWRGKLVSMTQINIVIGLTAAYFINYWILQATSSDAEWVTSIGLKEYTWRWMLGIEIIPALIWFGLLYTVPRSPAWLVYKGKHEEAKQTLKKVIPENEIEIQVAEMQQSVSEGNQDRSVGSQLKEIFSSKMSIIAVVALTMALVQQFTGINAVLTYAPTVMEQLGLGEQAAFQQAIWIGLVSVIFTVLSLVLIDKVGRRPMMIWGLVWVVLSLGICAYGFGTAKYEVTEKAISEMQDIPEINKLTTLVGKQYATDIEFKEAVKGVMGEISARDNSSTFLQKSAVLNAALILFGILSFIAAFHFSVGPIMWVLLSEIFPISLRGIAIPFFALISSVISALTQFFFPWQLANMGASSIFLFYGGIVFVGLIILYKYLPETKNLTIEEIQAKLEKK from the coding sequence ATGAGTTCATTCAAAAAAAATGCCTTTACATATGCAACTATAGTTGCCTTAGGTGGTTTTGTATTTGGTTTAGATGCCGCCCTAATTTCGGGAGCTTTCAAATTCATTACAGCAGAATTTAATCTTAATGAATGGCAAGTAGGCGCACTTGGTTTCGGACCAGGAATTGGCGTATTGGTAGCATTGCCACTAGCCGCTTGGGGAAGTAACAAATATGGACGAAAAGCCACACTAAAAGTCATTGCGGCATTATATCTAATCTCCGCATTAGGCTCTGCATTTGCACCTTCGTATGTAACCTTACTTGCAGCACGTTTCTTAGGAGGTTTGGCATTTAGCTCAATCACGTTGGCAGCGATGTATATTGGCGAAATTTCACCTGCAAAATGGCGCGGAAAGTTGGTTTCAATGACGCAAATAAACATCGTTATAGGACTTACAGCGGCTTACTTTATCAATTATTGGATATTGCAAGCTACTAGTTCTGATGCAGAATGGGTAACTTCTATAGGTTTAAAAGAATACACTTGGCGATGGATGTTAGGAATAGAAATCATTCCTGCATTAATATGGTTTGGATTACTTTATACAGTGCCAAGAAGTCCAGCTTGGTTAGTTTACAAAGGTAAGCATGAAGAAGCAAAACAAACACTAAAAAAAGTAATTCCTGAAAATGAAATAGAAATTCAAGTTGCAGAAATGCAGCAAAGTGTTTCAGAAGGAAATCAAGACAGGTCGGTTGGTTCGCAACTAAAAGAAATTTTTAGCTCCAAAATGAGCATCATTGCTGTTGTGGCATTAACGATGGCACTTGTGCAACAATTTACAGGAATCAACGCAGTGTTAACATATGCGCCAACTGTAATGGAACAACTTGGCTTAGGAGAACAAGCAGCATTTCAACAAGCCATTTGGATAGGTTTGGTAAGTGTGATTTTTACAGTCTTATCACTCGTTTTAATTGACAAAGTAGGAAGGCGACCAATGATGATTTGGGGATTAGTTTGGGTAGTTTTAAGCTTAGGAATTTGCGCGTATGGTTTTGGAACTGCAAAATATGAAGTAACTGAAAAAGCAATTTCTGAAATGCAAGACATTCCCGAAATAAACAAACTCACAACTTTAGTTGGAAAACAATATGCAACAGATATTGAATTTAAAGAAGCAGTAAAAGGTGTTATGGGAGAAATCTCTGCAAGAGATAATTCGAGTACTTTTTTGCAAAAATCAGCCGTATTAAATGCAGCATTAATTCTATTTGGTATTTTGAGTTTTATTGCCGCTTTTCACTTTTCAGTAGGACCAATAATGTGGGTTTTACTTTCTGAAATTTTCCCGATTTCTTTGAGAGGAATTGCAATTCCATTCTTTGCATTAATATCAAGTGTAATTAGCGCGTTGACGCAATTTTTCTTTCCATGGCAACTCGCTAATATGGGCGCAAGTTCAATCTTTCTTTTCTATGGAGGAATTGTATTTGTTGGATTAATCATTCTATATAAATACTTACCAGAAACGAAAAATTTAACGATAGAAGAAATTCAGGCAAAACTTGAAAAGAAGTAA
- a CDS encoding alpha-amylase family protein — protein sequence MKKQALLLGLICIILLNGCGTKSVFKTPKEEALAKIETLEGLMSKAKTNSIDVTREETTLWFSKEFIKFADWDEANKTAIAKLFSYERYYKDKKDSLAEMLPDFERKKVIQILDKSIDDLHKELNGEIKRRPVAKVDWKNAKAADNMFISNGKPSFPYDYFSKTVGQPLTNEAVYNDHLGAIYHGGENLYPVDHDRAINSFLLKEDGTFDEELMKELTSIPDTNIGFLIYWSMGIPEWAEAKEPEIRKGRSLFTGFDIDNPLAREIWGKIIRRTGELTKDKKVTELGYIFANEPHWYSEKGHWTGRYKEMNDISSYTLNKFKTWLKNKYDGNINALNKNWESTYKDFNAVEIEIPIDIALTGKPMWYDWNRYHMDRTTEWFKFNQDELHAVNPNADTHIKLFPRTFYEDSRSHGMDFEALTELTTMIGHDAKALGSKSIRPHINSDFIEKYTYKWGGMAILHDFLESVSPNKINVNSESHFLSSGQWRDLDARTSYVRNVYWLSTLMGMDANMGWFWARDPDGSPEDRLEGELNFFDPGLGGAYAGSNNMQPHIANEVTQVMLDLNTYSEEIIKLREQPRPLRFFYSETSAINTPKYMTKTNKLYKSLFFEGLPLGFVTKNIIEKQDNSTWNTVVVYNTEYVTDAEFTTLQSYLDNGGTVILDSSKSLSMNEYGEKRTQKLTSGNGKLIALKNADIVEIKKTALAEVADQMPDVIIESDNGNEFKTTISRVVKQKDGSYLVNLLNIGHNTTKIKLSLKSGAPITIKNIMTSNAVDAQFNLASEEVLLLEIK from the coding sequence ATGAAAAAACAGGCGTTATTACTTGGTCTTATATGTATTATACTTCTCAACGGATGTGGTACAAAATCTGTATTTAAAACACCAAAAGAAGAAGCTCTTGCCAAGATAGAAACCCTTGAGGGTCTAATGAGCAAAGCTAAAACAAACTCTATTGATGTCACTAGAGAAGAAACCACACTTTGGTTCTCAAAAGAATTTATAAAATTTGCTGATTGGGATGAAGCGAATAAAACTGCCATAGCAAAATTATTTAGCTATGAACGTTATTACAAAGACAAAAAAGATTCACTTGCTGAAATGTTACCCGATTTTGAACGTAAAAAAGTCATTCAAATATTAGATAAAAGTATTGATGATTTACACAAAGAACTTAACGGTGAAATTAAACGTAGACCTGTTGCTAAAGTCGATTGGAAAAACGCTAAAGCTGCGGACAATATGTTTATAAGTAACGGAAAACCTTCTTTTCCTTATGATTACTTCTCAAAAACTGTAGGACAGCCGCTAACAAACGAAGCCGTATATAATGATCACTTAGGCGCAATTTATCATGGAGGTGAAAATTTATATCCTGTAGATCATGATCGTGCTATCAATTCGTTCCTACTCAAAGAAGATGGCACGTTTGATGAAGAATTAATGAAAGAACTTACGAGCATTCCAGATACCAATATTGGTTTCTTAATTTATTGGTCAATGGGTATTCCAGAATGGGCAGAAGCTAAAGAACCAGAAATCAGAAAAGGACGTTCCTTATTTACAGGTTTTGATATTGACAATCCTTTGGCGAGAGAAATATGGGGGAAAATTATACGTCGTACCGGAGAACTCACTAAAGATAAAAAGGTAACTGAACTAGGATATATTTTCGCAAACGAACCACATTGGTATTCAGAAAAAGGACATTGGACAGGTAGATATAAGGAAATGAATGACATATCTTCATACACCTTAAATAAATTCAAAACTTGGTTAAAAAACAAATACGATGGCAATATCAATGCGTTAAATAAAAACTGGGAAAGTACATATAAAGATTTTAACGCTGTTGAAATAGAAATACCGATTGATATAGCATTGACAGGAAAACCAATGTGGTATGATTGGAATAGATATCACATGGATAGAACTACGGAATGGTTCAAATTCAATCAAGATGAATTACATGCCGTAAATCCAAATGCTGATACTCATATTAAACTTTTTCCACGTACTTTTTATGAAGATTCACGCTCACACGGAATGGATTTTGAAGCACTTACAGAATTAACCACCATGATCGGACACGATGCAAAAGCGTTGGGTAGTAAAAGTATTAGACCGCATATCAATTCCGATTTTATAGAAAAATATACTTACAAATGGGGCGGAATGGCAATCCTACACGATTTCTTAGAATCTGTAAGTCCAAACAAAATTAATGTCAATTCTGAATCACATTTTTTATCGTCTGGTCAATGGAGAGACTTAGATGCGCGTACCAGTTATGTGCGTAATGTATATTGGTTATCTACCTTAATGGGGATGGATGCAAATATGGGATGGTTTTGGGCACGTGATCCAGATGGTTCGCCTGAAGATCGTTTAGAAGGTGAACTCAATTTCTTTGATCCAGGCTTAGGTGGCGCATACGCAGGTTCTAACAATATGCAACCACATATCGCTAATGAAGTCACTCAAGTAATGCTTGATTTAAACACCTACTCAGAAGAAATAATAAAACTTCGTGAACAACCGCGTCCACTACGTTTTTTCTATTCAGAAACTTCCGCCATCAATACGCCTAAGTACATGACAAAAACGAACAAACTATACAAATCTTTATTTTTTGAAGGTTTGCCATTAGGATTCGTCACAAAAAACATCATTGAAAAACAAGACAACAGTACTTGGAACACAGTTGTAGTTTACAATACCGAATATGTAACCGATGCTGAATTTACAACGTTACAATCGTATTTAGACAATGGAGGAACCGTAATTTTAGATTCTTCTAAGAGTTTATCCATGAATGAATATGGTGAAAAACGTACTCAAAAATTAACTTCAGGCAACGGAAAATTGATTGCTTTAAAAAATGCTGATATTGTTGAAATCAAAAAAACTGCCTTAGCAGAAGTAGCAGATCAAATGCCAGATGTAATCATTGAATCTGATAATGGGAACGAATTCAAAACAACAATAAGTAGAGTTGTCAAGCAAAAAGATGGTTCTTATTTGGTTAACTTATTAAACATTGGTCATAATACGACCAAAATAAAATTGTCTTTAAAATCAGGTGCGCCAATAACAATCAAAAACATCATGACTTCTAATGCTGTTGATGCTCAATTTAATTTGGCATCAGAAGAAGTACTATTACTAGAAATTAAATAA